The proteins below are encoded in one region of Reichenbachiella sp. 5M10:
- a CDS encoding OmpA family protein → MRFFSILLFVLLPYISFAQITESLDKAQQEIERKHYYHATELLEQYLVRSKDSTVLQTLGYTHAMQGHQKQAIEWFEKSQDAGIKLTDENTILYAQQLYVEKRFDALTEVLNNYDGADLRSKNNLLDGVKNYDLFYIDEDLYEVQRLSLNSTMSDFALIAYDSGFLFTSNRSFDDKTKKELEYNYFKLYFTQSDDFKSFTQPSEFEPKLGIKGNDGPIAFFPSEQKAIVSRNNYHRGIRGITHRGTNEIELYEIEKNAKGEWKELLRLPFDSDDFSTFHPVLSSDGTWMIFASNRPGGYGGSDLYKVSYTNQQWSEPENLGSEINTPQNELFPTLLGDSVLYFSSDGHVGMGGLDIYRSNLAQPKAINLGSPFNSTEDDLSWFYLDAQRQVISTDRGKEQGDDDMILIRQTVDKNPANIDTKSPSAAAAALPSFDIWCFQNLSLPIQGIGLDSQRTFQFVLDDNLLTLTGDKDASLPLNNASKIKEQLSKTISISNYHEITPFFFQFASDELINDETKLDMLISLLKQNEGINITLYGYTDSKGAAAFNLALAKRRAQSVKDLLTQQGIASSRIQVISKGETQLLTNCGTQCTDEEHKHERRVEVEIN, encoded by the coding sequence ATGAGATTTTTCTCCATACTACTATTTGTTCTTCTCCCATACATCTCATTCGCGCAGATTACAGAGAGTCTCGACAAGGCCCAACAGGAAATCGAACGCAAACACTACTACCATGCGACCGAACTGCTGGAGCAGTATCTCGTACGATCCAAAGACTCCACTGTCTTGCAAACCCTTGGCTACACACACGCCATGCAGGGTCACCAGAAGCAAGCCATCGAGTGGTTCGAAAAATCACAGGACGCAGGGATCAAGCTCACAGACGAAAACACCATCCTCTATGCACAGCAGCTATACGTCGAAAAAAGATTTGATGCACTGACAGAAGTACTGAATAACTACGACGGAGCAGACCTCCGCTCCAAGAACAACCTACTGGATGGCGTCAAAAACTATGACCTATTTTACATCGACGAAGACCTCTACGAAGTACAGCGTTTGTCGCTCAATTCTACCATGAGTGATTTCGCACTGATTGCCTACGATAGCGGTTTTCTATTCACCTCCAACCGTAGCTTTGATGACAAAACAAAGAAGGAACTGGAATACAATTACTTCAAACTGTACTTTACCCAATCGGATGATTTTAAGTCCTTCACCCAGCCGAGTGAATTTGAACCAAAGTTGGGTATCAAAGGAAATGATGGTCCCATCGCATTTTTTCCGTCCGAACAAAAAGCAATCGTATCTCGCAACAACTATCACCGTGGGATCAGAGGGATCACCCACAGAGGCACGAATGAAATCGAGCTCTACGAAATCGAAAAAAACGCCAAAGGTGAATGGAAAGAACTCCTGCGTCTCCCCTTTGACAGTGATGATTTCAGCACCTTTCACCCAGTCCTATCATCAGATGGAACTTGGATGATTTTTGCCTCCAATCGACCAGGAGGATATGGAGGATCGGATCTATACAAAGTAAGTTATACCAACCAACAATGGTCTGAGCCCGAAAACCTTGGTTCTGAAATAAACACGCCACAAAACGAGCTATTCCCCACCCTACTCGGAGATAGCGTACTATATTTCAGTTCGGACGGGCATGTCGGTATGGGAGGGCTAGACATCTACCGGAGCAATTTGGCCCAACCCAAAGCTATCAACCTAGGCAGTCCTTTCAACTCCACCGAAGATGACCTCAGTTGGTTCTATCTGGATGCACAAAGACAAGTCATATCAACTGACAGAGGCAAAGAACAAGGAGATGATGACATGATTCTTATCCGTCAAACCGTAGACAAGAACCCGGCAAACATCGACACCAAATCACCCTCTGCGGCAGCTGCTGCCCTACCCTCGTTTGATATCTGGTGCTTCCAAAACCTCTCCCTACCAATCCAAGGGATAGGACTGGATAGCCAAAGAACCTTTCAATTCGTACTTGACGATAACCTATTGACCCTAACAGGAGACAAAGACGCGAGTCTACCACTCAACAACGCAAGTAAAATCAAAGAACAACTATCCAAAACAATTAGCATCTCCAACTACCATGAGATCACTCCCTTCTTCTTCCAATTCGCATCAGATGAACTCATCAATGACGAAACCAAGCTGGACATGCTCATCAGCCTATTGAAACAAAACGAAGGAATCAACATCACACTCTACGGCTATACTGACAGCAAAGGCGCAGCAGCTTTTAATCTAGCTCTTGCCAAGCGTCGTGCACAAAGTGTCAAGGATCTCTTGACACAGCAAGGAATCGCCAGTTCTCGTATTCAAGTCATATCTAAAGGAGAGACACAGCTCCTAACCAATTGTGGCACACAATGCACAGACGAAGAACACAAACATGAAAGAAGAGTTGAAGTCGAAATCAATTAA
- a CDS encoding VOC family protein codes for MKRVSGIGGVFFKSKDPQKLREWYRDRLGLVTNEYGALFETRNAIDPSKENYLQWSPMDEKTDYYAPSDQDFMINYRVENLTGLLEVLIKEGVEQVGEMEEYEYGKFAWVMDPEGRKIELWEPVDEVFTKEYADKSETTK; via the coding sequence ATGAAGAGAGTTAGCGGAATTGGTGGGGTCTTTTTTAAGAGCAAGGACCCTCAAAAATTGAGAGAATGGTATAGGGACCGTTTGGGGTTGGTGACCAACGAGTACGGGGCTTTGTTTGAGACACGCAATGCAATAGATCCGAGCAAAGAGAATTATTTGCAGTGGAGTCCGATGGACGAAAAAACTGATTATTATGCTCCTTCAGATCAGGATTTCATGATCAATTATAGAGTTGAAAACTTGACGGGTTTGTTGGAGGTACTGATCAAGGAGGGGGTAGAGCAAGTGGGGGAGATGGAAGAGTACGAGTATGGGAAATTTGCTTGGGTGATGGATCCAGAAGGGCGTAAAATTGAGCTTTGGGAGCCTGTTGACGAGGTGTTTACGAAGGAGTATGCGGATAAATCCGAGACTACCAAATAG
- the nqrF gene encoding NADH:ubiquinone reductase (Na(+)-transporting) subunit F — MSFIIFTSIVAFTLVILLLVFILLFAQSKLVQSGDVNITINGDTANPVVTAAGSTLLSTLSGQKIFLPSACGGGGTCAMCKCKVIDGGGDVLPTEVGHLNRTEQKEHVRLACQVKVKEDMNIEIPEEIFGIKKWECEVVSNYNVATFIKAFIVRLPEGETLNFEAGGYIQVDVPKCEVDFSKDIDISPEPNDPAGPDKFKEDWDKFGIWDLKMKNDEEIFRAYSMANHPAEGNIVMLTIRIATPPWDRAKNAWMDVNPGICSSYVFSRKPGDKVTISGPYGEFFIKETEAEMIYVGGGAGMAPMRSHLFHLFHTLKTGRKVTYWYGGRSKRELFYEEDFRKIEREFPNFQFEIVLSDPLPEDNWVEKKDMDDTEGDGFLGFVHNAVIDQQLKKHESPEDIEFYFCGPPMMNQAVLKMCDDWGVPDENVSFDDFGG; from the coding sequence ATGTCCTTTATCATATTTACCTCAATAGTTGCCTTCACTTTGGTGATCTTGCTATTGGTTTTTATACTACTTTTTGCCCAATCTAAATTGGTGCAGTCGGGTGATGTCAACATCACTATCAACGGTGACACAGCTAACCCAGTGGTCACAGCAGCAGGGTCTACTCTACTGAGTACACTTTCTGGACAAAAAATATTCCTACCCTCAGCATGTGGTGGAGGTGGTACTTGCGCAATGTGTAAGTGTAAGGTCATCGATGGTGGAGGAGACGTACTCCCTACAGAAGTCGGTCACCTCAATCGTACGGAGCAAAAAGAGCACGTGAGATTGGCTTGTCAAGTCAAAGTGAAAGAGGACATGAACATTGAGATTCCAGAAGAAATCTTCGGCATCAAAAAATGGGAATGTGAGGTAGTCTCTAACTACAACGTAGCAACATTCATCAAGGCATTCATCGTGAGATTGCCAGAAGGTGAAACCTTGAACTTCGAAGCTGGAGGGTACATCCAAGTAGACGTACCGAAGTGTGAAGTAGACTTCAGCAAGGACATTGACATCTCTCCCGAACCAAATGATCCTGCAGGACCAGACAAATTCAAAGAAGACTGGGACAAATTTGGAATTTGGGATTTGAAAATGAAAAACGACGAGGAGATATTCAGAGCCTACTCGATGGCCAACCACCCTGCCGAAGGCAACATCGTGATGCTAACGATCCGTATCGCTACCCCACCATGGGATAGAGCCAAAAACGCATGGATGGATGTCAACCCAGGAATCTGTTCTTCTTATGTATTCTCTAGAAAACCAGGTGACAAAGTAACAATCTCTGGACCATATGGTGAATTCTTCATCAAAGAGACAGAGGCCGAAATGATCTACGTAGGCGGTGGTGCAGGTATGGCTCCAATGAGATCTCACCTTTTCCACCTGTTCCATACCTTGAAAACAGGGAGAAAAGTAACCTACTGGTACGGTGGACGATCCAAAAGAGAATTATTCTACGAAGAAGACTTCAGAAAGATCGAAAGAGAATTTCCGAACTTCCAATTCGAAATCGTACTCTCAGACCCTCTACCAGAAGACAACTGGGTAGAGAAAAAAGACATGGATGATACAGAAGGTGATGGTTTCTTAGGGTTTGTTCACAATGCCGTGATCGATCAGCAATTGAAGAAACACGAATCTCCAGAAGACATCGAATTCTACTTCTGTGGACCTCCAATGATGAACCAAGCAGTCCTCAAAATGTGTGACGACTGGGGGGTGCCAGATGAGAACGTATCTTTTGATGATTTCGGTGGCTAA
- a CDS encoding formimidoylglutamase yields MDLKLFFNPIDESLTPESFDNDSLIQSIYINENKMPSIDAIDIAIIGLNETSGNPEITDTGLRFIRKKLYSLKKGEGSCNIIDLGNLRNGPELEETYKRIQAVCHKLISKGILPILIGGSHDLDIGQYLSYQEEEKMVSIVNIDSRFDINEKGTQITNQNHFHKIFTHEPNYLFNYTQLGHQSYLVNPSADKVLTQLGFNSLRLGAIREDFRRVEPLIREADMITFDLSAIQKMYCPAGDRSEVFGLTGEEACQIMWYAGMNDKLSSVGIYEYNANKDSNDHQSAMVIATMIWYFIEGFKNRKGEKGFQTNDYIKYVVTLDVNPESIVFYKSRLSDKWWMEVPNINHTGIYDRNYIVPCDYNDYQQATKGEVPERWIQTFSKMV; encoded by the coding sequence ATGGATCTAAAACTCTTTTTCAACCCTATTGACGAAAGCCTAACCCCAGAGAGCTTCGACAATGACTCCCTCATCCAATCCATCTATATCAACGAAAACAAGATGCCAAGCATCGATGCGATCGATATAGCCATCATCGGACTCAACGAGACCTCTGGCAACCCAGAAATCACAGACACCGGACTCCGATTCATTCGAAAAAAATTATATAGCCTCAAAAAAGGTGAGGGCAGCTGCAACATCATCGATCTCGGCAACCTCCGCAATGGCCCTGAACTTGAGGAAACCTATAAACGTATCCAAGCCGTCTGCCACAAGCTCATTTCCAAAGGCATCCTACCCATACTCATCGGAGGGTCACACGACCTGGACATAGGACAATACCTATCCTATCAAGAGGAAGAAAAAATGGTCAGCATCGTCAATATTGATTCGCGATTCGACATCAATGAAAAAGGAACACAAATTACCAACCAGAACCATTTCCATAAAATATTTACCCACGAACCCAACTACCTATTCAACTACACCCAATTAGGACACCAGTCCTACCTAGTCAACCCATCTGCTGACAAAGTACTGACCCAACTAGGCTTCAACAGTCTTCGACTAGGGGCCATCCGTGAGGATTTCCGTCGCGTAGAGCCCTTGATTCGTGAAGCAGACATGATCACCTTCGATCTCTCCGCCATCCAAAAAATGTATTGCCCAGCAGGTGATCGCAGTGAGGTATTTGGACTGACAGGCGAAGAAGCCTGTCAAATCATGTGGTATGCTGGCATGAACGATAAATTGAGCTCCGTCGGGATCTATGAATACAATGCAAACAAAGACTCTAACGACCATCAATCAGCCATGGTCATAGCGACGATGATTTGGTATTTCATTGAAGGGTTCAAAAACAGAAAAGGAGAAAAAGGGTTTCAGACCAACGACTATATCAAATATGTAGTCACACTGGACGTCAATCCTGAATCCATCGTATTCTACAAAAGTCGCCTGTCAGACAAATGGTGGATGGAAGTACCCAACATAAATCACACAGGCATATATGATCGCAATTACATCGTCCCCTGTGACTACAACGATTACCAACAAGCAACGAAAGGAGAAGTACCCGAACGATGGATTCAGACCTTCTCCAAGATGGTCTAG